A single window of Trachemys scripta elegans isolate TJP31775 chromosome 18, CAS_Tse_1.0, whole genome shotgun sequence DNA harbors:
- the LOC117867492 gene encoding C-C motif chemokine 4-like, with amino-acid sequence MKVSVAALAVLLIAAFCSQASSAPIGSDPPTACCFSYTSRKIPRGLVVDYYDTNSMCSQTAIVFITKKGREVCANPKEDWVQEYVTHLEMK; translated from the exons ATGAAGGTCTCCGTGGCTGCCCTCGCCGTTCTCCTCATCGCTGCCTTCTGCTCGCAGGCCTCCTCTGCCCCAA TTGGCTCCGATCCCCCGACTGCCTGCTGCTTTAGCTACACATCCCGGAAGATCCCACGCGGCTTGGTGGTGGATTATTATGACACCAACAGCATGTGCTCCCAGACGGCCATAGT ATTTATCACCAAGAAGGGCCGTGAagtctgtgctaaccccaaagaGGACTGGGTTCAGGAGTACGTGACCCATCTGGAAATGAAGtga